From a region of the Azospirillum formosense genome:
- the tilS gene encoding tRNA lysidine(34) synthetase TilS, which translates to MSEPAPAGPISAPEFAVRMDRLGGFEARPRVAVGVSGGADSLGLALLVQTWAAERGGDALALIVDHGLRAESAAEAARVGGWLQARGIAHAILRWDGEKPATGIQEAARAARHRLLSERCREEGILHLALAHHRDDQAETVLLRFARGSGIDGLAGMAPVRAGGAARVIRPLLDLSHDRLVATCRAFGQEWIEDPSNRNPRFARARLRAAGEALAAEGLDAPRLADLARRAARARNALEAGTAALLAEAVEVHPEGWLRLDPTPLLGAPEEIGLRALARCIAAIGGAAYPPRDEAAERLLADIAGGRFRGRTLGGCRIVPLRGLLMIAREPVGVTEWLDLTPGGEVWWDRRFAVRLGPGANGAVSVAKLGRDGWQTVRSAGPDSGRIALPEPVRETLPALWDGNGLAVVPHLGFRRPGFPLSAVALHAPGVVLAGPAFPVVSDRVGII; encoded by the coding sequence GTGAGCGAGCCCGCCCCGGCCGGGCCGATTTCGGCACCCGAATTCGCCGTCCGCATGGACCGGCTGGGCGGCTTCGAGGCGCGGCCGCGCGTGGCCGTCGGCGTGTCCGGCGGGGCGGACAGCCTCGGGCTGGCCTTGCTCGTCCAGACTTGGGCGGCGGAGCGGGGCGGGGATGCCCTCGCGCTGATCGTCGATCATGGCCTTCGCGCGGAATCCGCGGCGGAGGCCGCCCGTGTGGGCGGCTGGCTGCAGGCCCGCGGCATCGCCCATGCCATTCTGCGTTGGGACGGCGAGAAGCCGGCGACCGGCATCCAGGAGGCGGCCCGCGCCGCGCGCCACCGTCTGCTGTCCGAGCGCTGCCGGGAGGAGGGCATCCTCCATCTGGCGCTCGCCCACCACCGCGACGATCAGGCGGAGACGGTGCTTCTGCGCTTCGCCCGCGGCTCCGGAATCGACGGGCTGGCTGGCATGGCGCCGGTGCGCGCGGGCGGCGCGGCGCGGGTGATCCGGCCGCTGCTGGACCTCTCCCATGACCGGCTGGTGGCGACCTGCCGCGCCTTCGGCCAGGAGTGGATCGAGGACCCCTCCAACCGCAACCCGCGCTTCGCCCGCGCCCGCCTGCGCGCGGCGGGGGAGGCGCTGGCCGCCGAGGGGCTGGACGCGCCGCGTCTGGCCGACCTCGCGCGCCGGGCCGCCCGCGCCCGCAACGCGCTGGAGGCGGGAACCGCCGCCCTGCTGGCCGAGGCCGTGGAGGTCCATCCCGAGGGGTGGCTGCGGTTGGATCCGACTCCTCTCCTGGGCGCGCCGGAGGAGATCGGCCTGCGCGCGCTGGCCCGCTGCATCGCCGCCATCGGCGGCGCCGCCTATCCGCCGAGGGACGAGGCGGCGGAGCGTCTGCTCGCCGACATCGCGGGGGGACGCTTCCGGGGGCGCACGCTGGGCGGCTGCCGAATCGTGCCGCTGCGGGGACTTCTGATGATCGCGCGGGAACCGGTCGGGGTGACCGAATGGCTGGACCTTACCCCTGGCGGGGAAGTCTGGTGGGATCGCCGATTCGCCGTTCGGCTGGGGCCGGGGGCGAATGGGGCGGTCAGCGTGGCGAAATTGGGGCGGGACGGGTGGCAAACGGTGCGGTCCGCAGGCCCGGATTCGGGCCGCATCGCCCTGCCCGAACCGGTCCGCGAGACGCTGCCGGCGCTGTGGGACGGAAACGGGCTGGCGGTGGTGCCGCATCTGGGCTTCAGGCGGCCCGGATTCCCCCTTTCGGCGGTCGCTTTGCACGCGCCCGGGGTGGTGTTGGCCGGCCCAGCTTTTCCGGTTGTTTCGGACCGTGTCGGCATTATTTAA
- the ftsH gene encoding ATP-dependent zinc metalloprotease FtsH translates to MNNFGKNLALWIIIGLLLVALFNLFQSSSTRSPQTTVPFSELLAEVDRGQVADVTIKGNQVSGHFTDGRSFSTYVPPEAGLVERLTQKNVRISAVPDDSNVPSLFSVLLSWFPMLLLIGVWIFFMRQMQSGGGKAMGFGKSRARLLTEKVGRVTFDDVAGIDEAKQELAEIVEFLKDPQKFQRLGGKIPKGVLLVGPPGTGKTLTARAVAGEANVPFFTISGSDFVEMFVGVGASRVRDMFEQGKKNAPCIIFIDEIDAVGRHRGAGLGGGNDEREQTLNQLLVEMDGFEANEGVILIAATNRPDVLDPALLRPGRFDRQVVVPNPDVLGREKILKVHMRKVPLSPDVDAKVIARGTPGFSGADLANLVNEAALLAARIGKRVVGMAEFEAAKDKVMMGAERRSMVMTEDEKKLTAYHEAGHAIVAIHQPDSDPVHKATIIPRGRALGMVMRLPEGDRISLSQAKLHADLRVAMGGRIAEELIFGKDRVTTGASGDIKMATDMSRRMVTEWGMSDKLGPLLYGEPTQEVFLGHSVTQHKNMSDATARTVDEEIRRIVDEAYGEARRILTENIDQLHTIAKGLLEYETLSGEDIARLLRGEPLIRNDEREGFSPAPPKQPTPTSGRRPSVPTTKESGGMDPEPQGT, encoded by the coding sequence GTGAACAATTTCGGCAAGAATCTCGCGCTCTGGATCATCATTGGGCTGCTGCTGGTGGCCCTGTTCAACCTGTTCCAGAGCTCTTCCACGCGCAGCCCGCAGACGACGGTTCCGTTCAGCGAGCTTCTCGCCGAAGTGGACCGCGGCCAAGTGGCCGACGTCACCATCAAAGGAAACCAGGTCTCCGGCCACTTCACCGACGGCCGGTCCTTCAGCACCTACGTCCCGCCCGAAGCCGGGCTGGTCGAGCGGCTGACGCAGAAGAACGTGCGCATCAGCGCCGTTCCGGATGACAGCAACGTGCCCTCGCTGTTCTCCGTCCTGCTGTCCTGGTTCCCGATGCTGCTGCTGATCGGCGTCTGGATCTTCTTCATGCGTCAGATGCAGTCGGGCGGCGGCAAGGCCATGGGCTTTGGCAAGTCCCGCGCGCGCCTGCTGACGGAGAAGGTCGGCCGGGTCACCTTCGACGACGTCGCCGGCATCGACGAGGCCAAGCAGGAACTGGCGGAAATCGTCGAGTTCCTGAAGGACCCGCAGAAGTTCCAGCGTCTGGGCGGCAAGATCCCGAAGGGCGTGCTGCTCGTCGGCCCGCCGGGCACCGGCAAGACCCTGACCGCGCGCGCCGTGGCGGGTGAGGCCAATGTGCCCTTCTTCACCATCTCCGGCTCCGACTTCGTCGAGATGTTCGTGGGTGTCGGCGCCAGCCGCGTCCGCGACATGTTCGAGCAGGGCAAGAAGAACGCCCCCTGCATCATCTTCATCGACGAAATCGACGCCGTGGGCCGCCATCGTGGCGCCGGCCTGGGCGGCGGCAACGACGAGCGCGAGCAGACCCTGAACCAGCTGCTGGTCGAGATGGACGGCTTCGAGGCGAACGAGGGCGTCATCCTCATCGCCGCGACCAACCGTCCGGACGTGCTCGACCCCGCGCTGCTGCGTCCGGGCCGCTTCGACCGTCAGGTCGTCGTGCCGAACCCGGACGTGCTGGGCCGCGAGAAGATCCTCAAGGTCCACATGCGCAAGGTGCCGCTGTCCCCGGACGTCGACGCCAAGGTGATCGCGCGCGGCACCCCGGGCTTCTCGGGCGCCGACCTCGCCAACCTCGTCAACGAGGCCGCGCTGCTCGCCGCCCGCATCGGCAAGCGCGTCGTCGGCATGGCCGAGTTCGAGGCCGCCAAGGACAAGGTCATGATGGGCGCGGAACGCCGCTCCATGGTCATGACCGAGGACGAGAAGAAGCTGACCGCCTATCACGAGGCCGGTCACGCCATCGTCGCCATCCACCAGCCGGACAGCGATCCGGTGCACAAGGCCACCATCATCCCGCGCGGCCGCGCGCTCGGCATGGTGATGCGCCTGCCGGAAGGCGACCGCATCTCGCTGTCCCAGGCCAAGCTGCACGCCGACCTGCGCGTCGCCATGGGCGGCCGCATCGCGGAAGAGCTGATCTTCGGCAAGGACCGCGTGACCACGGGCGCGTCGGGCGACATCAAGATGGCGACCGACATGTCGCGCCGCATGGTCACCGAGTGGGGCATGAGCGACAAGCTGGGCCCGCTGCTCTACGGCGAGCCGACGCAGGAGGTCTTCCTCGGCCACTCCGTCACCCAGCACAAGAACATGTCCGACGCCACGGCCCGCACGGTGGACGAGGAAATCCGCCGGATCGTCGACGAGGCGTACGGCGAGGCCCGCCGCATCCTGACGGAGAACATCGACCAGCTGCACACCATCGCCAAGGGCCTGCTGGAGTATGAGACCCTGAGCGGTGAGGACATCGCCCGCCTGCTGCGCGGCGAGCCGCTGATCCGCAACGACGAGCGGGAAGGCTTCTCTCCGGCCCCGCCGAAGCAGCCGACCCCGACCTCGGGCCGCCGCCCCTCGGTGCCGACCACTAAGGAAAGCGGCGGAATGGACCCGGAGCCCCAGGGGACCTGA
- a CDS encoding rhomboid family intramembrane serine protease: MLFLPIYDDNPTRRTPVVTMALIALCVMVFLWQLSLGARGGNLAVYSFGLVPAVLFGYADLPEPLRVVPPWMSIITSMFMHGGFLHLAGNMLYLWIFGNNVEDSMGRGRFVVFYLLCGTAAALAQSFAAPTSQVPMVGASGAIGGVLGAYLVLHPRANVGVFFWFIIIVRVISVPAVLVLGFWFVGQILSGVTTPTSDDSGGVAFWAHVGGFVMGAALIPFFKRPEVRLLEPPHSRAFAVVPPGTRLRRGSVPEAGDRHRPFR, encoded by the coding sequence ATGCTGTTCCTGCCCATCTACGACGACAACCCGACGCGGCGGACGCCGGTCGTCACCATGGCGCTGATCGCGCTGTGCGTGATGGTGTTCCTGTGGCAGCTCTCGCTGGGCGCGCGGGGCGGAAACCTCGCCGTCTATTCCTTCGGCCTCGTCCCGGCGGTGCTGTTCGGCTATGCGGACCTGCCGGAACCGTTGCGGGTCGTTCCGCCCTGGATGTCCATCATCACCTCGATGTTCATGCATGGTGGCTTCCTGCACCTCGCCGGCAACATGCTGTACCTCTGGATCTTCGGCAACAACGTCGAGGACAGCATGGGGCGGGGCCGCTTCGTGGTCTTCTACCTGCTGTGCGGAACGGCGGCGGCGCTCGCCCAGAGCTTCGCGGCCCCGACCTCCCAGGTGCCGATGGTGGGGGCGAGCGGGGCCATCGGCGGGGTGCTCGGCGCCTATCTGGTGCTGCACCCGCGGGCCAATGTCGGCGTCTTCTTCTGGTTCATCATCATCGTGCGCGTCATCAGCGTCCCGGCGGTGCTGGTTCTGGGCTTCTGGTTCGTCGGCCAGATCCTGAGCGGAGTCACCACCCCGACCTCCGACGACAGCGGCGGGGTGGCCTTCTGGGCGCATGTGGGCGGGTTCGTCATGGGGGCGGCGCTGATCCCCTTCTTCAAGCGCCCCGAGGTGCGGTTGCTGGAGCCGCCGCACAGCCGCGCCTTCGCGGTCGTGCCGCCCGGCACCCGGCTGCGCCGTGGCAGCGTGCCGGAAGCCGGTGACCGCCACCGTCCCTTTCGCTAA
- a CDS encoding DUF2061 domain-containing protein gives MTKTFSFACIHFTVAFTVGYLMTGSIAVGGALALVEPLCNTVAYHLHERAWAAHERRKVLAAEAEPAEGAAVPA, from the coding sequence ATGACCAAGACCTTCAGCTTTGCCTGCATCCACTTCACGGTGGCTTTCACGGTCGGCTATCTGATGACCGGCAGCATCGCGGTGGGTGGCGCGCTGGCGCTGGTGGAGCCGCTGTGCAACACGGTGGCCTATCACCTGCACGAGCGGGCCTGGGCGGCCCATGAGCGGCGCAAGGTGCTGGCGGCCGAGGCGGAGCCGGCGGAAGGGGCCGCCGTTCCTGCTTGA
- a CDS encoding peroxiredoxin produces the protein MEGRKVPSVVFKTRVRDESVGGPNPFRWQDVSSDDLFAGKRVVVFSLPGAFTPTCSNQQVPTYDALYPEFRDLGVDEVYCLSVNDAFVMFQWGKHLGVKNVKLIPDGSGHFTRRMGMLINKDHVGFGMRSWRYAMVVTDGVIEKLFEEPGINDAGEGGDPYGESAPEAVLAYLRSR, from the coding sequence ATGGAAGGACGCAAAGTCCCCTCGGTCGTGTTCAAGACCCGCGTGCGCGACGAAAGCGTCGGCGGCCCCAACCCGTTCCGCTGGCAGGACGTCAGCAGCGACGACCTGTTCGCCGGCAAGCGCGTCGTCGTCTTTTCCTTGCCGGGCGCCTTCACCCCGACCTGCTCCAACCAGCAGGTGCCGACCTACGACGCGCTCTATCCCGAGTTCCGCGACCTGGGCGTCGATGAGGTTTATTGCCTCAGCGTCAACGACGCCTTCGTGATGTTCCAGTGGGGCAAGCATCTCGGCGTGAAGAACGTCAAGCTGATCCCCGACGGCTCCGGCCATTTCACCCGGCGCATGGGCATGCTGATCAACAAGGACCATGTCGGTTTCGGCATGCGGAGCTGGCGCTACGCCATGGTGGTGACCGACGGCGTGATCGAGAAATTGTTCGAGGAGCCGGGCATCAACGACGCCGGCGAGGGCGGCGACCCCTACGGCGAATCCGCTCCGGAAGCGGTGCTGGCCTACCTGCGGTCGCGTTGA
- the hutH gene encoding histidine ammonia-lyase produces the protein MTDTLTIDPGRLALPDLRRILRDPPVLALTPGCRAAIDASARTVAEAAGGERAVYGVNTGFGLLAKKRIPPDQVRELQRRLVLSHSAGTGPDLPPGVVRLILALKVNALARGHSGVRMAVIEALLALYNGGVLPVVPAKGSVGASGDLAPLAHLTGVLIGEGEADVDGERLPAAEALARAGLAPLTLEAKEGLALLNGTQVSTALGLAGLVAAEDGFAAALVAGALSVDAALGSDGPFDARIHELRGQPGQRDVAAVYRSLLQGSGIRDSHREGHETVQDPYSLRCQPQVMGAVLDHLRFAAGVLEREANAVSDNPLVFPDSGDILSGGNFHAEPVAMAADVLALSIAETGALSERRIALLMDTHLSGLPPFLVADGGLNSGFMIAQVTAAALASENKQMAHPASVDSLPTSANQEDHVSMATHAARRLTDMADNLAGIVAVELLAAAQGIDLRAPLASSPALERARGLLRARVAVWTEDRAMAPDIAAAKRLVTEGAFRPFAEALLP, from the coding sequence ATGACCGACACCTTGACCATCGACCCCGGCCGTCTCGCCCTGCCCGACCTGCGCCGCATCCTGCGCGACCCGCCGGTCCTGGCCCTGACGCCCGGCTGCCGCGCCGCCATTGACGCCTCGGCCCGCACGGTGGCGGAGGCAGCGGGCGGGGAGCGCGCGGTCTATGGCGTCAACACCGGCTTCGGCCTGCTGGCGAAGAAGCGCATTCCTCCGGATCAGGTGCGGGAGCTGCAGCGGCGGCTGGTCCTGTCGCACAGCGCCGGCACCGGACCGGACCTGCCGCCGGGCGTCGTCCGGCTGATCCTGGCGCTGAAGGTCAACGCGCTGGCGCGCGGCCATTCCGGCGTGCGCATGGCGGTGATCGAGGCGCTGCTGGCGCTTTACAACGGGGGTGTCCTGCCGGTGGTGCCGGCCAAGGGGTCGGTCGGGGCGTCCGGCGATCTGGCGCCGCTGGCCCACCTGACCGGCGTCCTGATCGGCGAGGGCGAGGCCGACGTGGACGGCGAGCGGCTGCCCGCCGCCGAGGCGCTGGCCCGCGCCGGGCTGGCGCCGCTGACGCTGGAAGCCAAGGAGGGCCTGGCCCTGCTGAACGGCACCCAGGTGTCCACCGCGCTGGGTCTGGCCGGGCTGGTCGCCGCGGAGGACGGCTTCGCCGCCGCCCTGGTCGCCGGGGCCCTCAGCGTCGATGCCGCCCTCGGCAGCGACGGCCCCTTTGACGCCCGCATCCACGAGCTGCGCGGCCAGCCGGGTCAGCGCGACGTGGCCGCCGTCTACCGCTCCCTCCTCCAGGGCAGCGGCATCCGCGACTCCCACCGGGAGGGGCACGAGACGGTGCAGGACCCCTACAGCCTGCGCTGCCAGCCCCAGGTGATGGGCGCGGTGCTCGACCATCTGCGCTTCGCCGCGGGCGTGCTGGAGCGCGAGGCCAACGCCGTCTCCGACAACCCGCTGGTCTTCCCGGACAGCGGCGACATCCTGTCGGGCGGCAATTTCCACGCCGAGCCGGTGGCGATGGCCGCTGACGTGCTGGCCCTGTCCATCGCCGAGACGGGGGCGCTGTCGGAACGGCGGATCGCGTTGCTGATGGACACCCACCTGTCGGGCCTGCCGCCCTTCCTGGTGGCCGATGGCGGGCTGAACAGCGGCTTCATGATCGCCCAGGTCACTGCGGCGGCGCTGGCCAGCGAGAACAAGCAGATGGCCCACCCGGCCAGCGTGGACAGCCTGCCCACCTCGGCCAACCAGGAGGACCATGTGAGCATGGCGACCCACGCCGCCCGCCGCCTGACGGACATGGCCGACAATTTGGCGGGGATCGTCGCGGTGGAGCTTCTGGCCGCGGCCCAGGGGATCGACCTGCGGGCGCCGCTGGCCTCCTCCCCCGCGCTGGAGCGCGCTCGGGGGCTGCTGCGCGCCCGCGTGGCGGTGTGGACGGAAGACCGTGCGATGGCACCGGACATCGCGGCGGCGAAACGGCTGGTGACGGAGGGCGCCTTCCGCCCCTTCGCGGAGGCGCTTCTCCCCTGA
- a CDS encoding ATP-binding cassette domain-containing protein, whose translation MAHGGRYFTRVLVGAFVFSATINLLMLAMPLYSLQVFSRAIPSGNIDTLVMLTVIVVMALTLSAAMETVRARILARAGNALEVTWRRRLTADVLDASGRGRPDTAPVSDLMEVKGAMSRPSLPALMDLPWVPLYVIGIYLIHPLLAVILVAAMVIMTALGYLSNWAVRHFAEDSKAPASRSQRLFDSLLSRSETVRGLRMGPSALDAVARDAMTTSALQGRSTERAAAIGAFTKWVRMVIQIAVTGVGALLVIEQHLSFGGMIATSMLVGRALAPVEQTAGAWGQIQKSYQAFRRLFPLLKRLSLEPERPMIPVERERLTVENLLFVSPRDQKPILRSVTLAVEPGQTVCIAGPNRSGKSVLARLLAGVAMPSAGTVRLGGLAVASLNPETPEQGIGYMAQGADLLPGTIAENIARFTETTREKVEDAAKRAGIHSWIESLPGGYDTEVTDPLFPITGASARLIALARAGYGRPSLMVLDEPSAGMDEIGHKAVREFIVEAKNRGVTTIVLTHSPAFVDISDKTFVLKNGMAVELPQRQQEQQGPNWSRLRNIGPAPVQSAAG comes from the coding sequence ATGGCTCACGGGGGACGCTATTTCACCCGGGTACTCGTTGGTGCATTTGTCTTCAGCGCCACCATCAATCTTCTGATGTTGGCGATGCCGCTTTATTCACTTCAGGTCTTCAGCCGGGCCATTCCGTCCGGAAACATCGACACGCTGGTCATGCTGACGGTCATCGTCGTGATGGCCCTGACGCTGAGCGCCGCCATGGAAACGGTGCGGGCGCGCATCCTGGCCCGCGCGGGCAACGCGCTGGAGGTCACCTGGCGCCGCCGGCTGACCGCCGACGTGCTGGACGCCTCGGGCCGCGGCCGCCCGGACACCGCCCCGGTCAGCGACCTCATGGAGGTCAAGGGCGCGATGAGCCGCCCGTCGCTGCCGGCCCTGATGGATCTGCCCTGGGTGCCGCTGTACGTCATCGGCATCTACCTGATCCACCCGCTGCTCGCCGTGATCCTGGTCGCCGCGATGGTCATCATGACGGCGCTGGGTTATCTGAGCAACTGGGCGGTGCGCCACTTCGCCGAGGACAGCAAGGCCCCGGCCAGCCGTTCGCAGCGCCTGTTCGACTCCCTGCTGTCGCGGTCGGAAACGGTGCGCGGCCTGCGCATGGGGCCGAGCGCGCTGGATGCCGTGGCCCGCGACGCCATGACCACCTCCGCCCTGCAGGGCCGCTCGACCGAGCGCGCCGCCGCCATCGGCGCCTTCACCAAGTGGGTCCGCATGGTCATCCAGATCGCGGTGACCGGCGTCGGCGCCCTGCTGGTGATCGAGCAGCACCTGTCCTTCGGCGGCATGATCGCCACCTCCATGCTGGTCGGCCGCGCCCTCGCCCCGGTCGAGCAGACCGCCGGCGCCTGGGGCCAGATCCAGAAGTCCTACCAGGCCTTCCGCCGCCTGTTCCCGCTGCTCAAGCGCCTGTCGCTCGAGCCGGAGCGCCCGATGATCCCGGTGGAGCGCGAGCGCCTGACCGTCGAGAACCTCCTGTTCGTCTCCCCCCGCGACCAGAAGCCGATCCTGCGCAGCGTCACGCTGGCGGTCGAGCCGGGCCAGACGGTGTGCATCGCCGGCCCCAACCGCTCCGGCAAGTCGGTCCTGGCCCGTCTGCTGGCCGGCGTGGCGATGCCGTCGGCCGGCACCGTGCGGCTGGGCGGTCTGGCCGTCGCCTCGCTGAACCCGGAAACCCCGGAGCAGGGCATCGGCTACATGGCGCAGGGCGCCGATCTGCTGCCCGGCACCATCGCCGAGAACATCGCCCGCTTCACCGAGACGACGCGGGAGAAGGTCGAGGACGCCGCCAAGCGCGCCGGCATCCATTCCTGGATCGAGAGCCTGCCCGGCGGCTATGACACCGAAGTGACCGACCCGCTGTTCCCGATCACCGGCGCCTCGGCCCGCCTGATCGCCCTGGCCCGCGCCGGCTACGGCCGCCCGTCGCTGATGGTTCTCGACGAGCCGTCGGCCGGCATGGACGAGATCGGCCATAAGGCGGTGCGCGAGTTCATCGTCGAGGCCAAGAACCGCGGCGTCACCACCATCGTGCTGACCCACTCCCCGGCCTTCGTCGACATCTCCGACAAGACCTTCGTTCTGAAGAACGGCATGGCGGTCGAACTGCCGCAACGCCAGCAGGAGCAGCAGGGTCCGAACTGGAGCCGCCTGCGCAACATCGGCCCGGCGCCGGTGCAGAGCGCCGCCGGCTGA
- a CDS encoding HlyD family type I secretion periplasmic adaptor subunit, with protein MTDTTMNTYKTKTMTSIGALRALVPDTRVSGLLAGGFMVLAVGFGGMTAWAALAPLHSAVMASGALAPETGRKIVKHTETAQIEEILVKEGDTVKAGQVLMRLDSTEAATRLQVLSTSWLETQALEARLTAELFEQPTIEWPEELLRRRGTDRTVEKLMGNQETLFQVRRNQLDTEAKLTKERVATLREEGKSLQEQRKFLAREIQLIEDDLRITQGLLSRGNATRTKLVEQQKEEAQLKGRDRELEARIAQANQAAVDAEGELLRRRNDFREKVLVDLEKSRGDVIRLAEQIRDAANRLETRAIKAPDAGTVVMHSHWAAGGTITANEPILDIIPDGRALLAEVKVQPKDIKSLTVDLPVKVQLTAYDSRVVGSLDGTVTYVSADRVMDPITRQESYIARIKLKDSDSHQVHNLTIKPGMPVEARILLSARTPLDYLVQPLSHSYVKAFIQE; from the coding sequence ATGACCGACACCACCATGAACACCTACAAGACGAAGACCATGACGTCGATCGGCGCGCTGCGCGCGCTGGTTCCCGACACCCGGGTCAGCGGGCTTCTGGCCGGCGGCTTCATGGTGCTGGCGGTGGGCTTCGGCGGGATGACCGCCTGGGCCGCGCTCGCCCCGCTTCACAGCGCCGTCATGGCCTCCGGCGCTCTGGCCCCGGAGACCGGCCGCAAGATCGTGAAGCACACCGAGACCGCCCAGATCGAGGAGATCCTCGTCAAGGAAGGCGACACGGTGAAGGCCGGTCAGGTCCTGATGCGGCTGGACAGCACGGAGGCGGCGACCCGGCTCCAGGTGCTCAGCACCTCCTGGCTGGAGACCCAGGCGCTGGAAGCGCGGCTGACCGCCGAGCTGTTCGAGCAGCCCACCATCGAGTGGCCGGAGGAGCTGCTGCGCCGCCGCGGCACCGACCGCACGGTCGAGAAGCTGATGGGCAACCAGGAGACGCTGTTCCAGGTCCGCCGCAACCAGCTCGACACCGAGGCCAAGCTGACCAAGGAGCGCGTCGCCACGCTGCGCGAGGAGGGCAAGAGCCTTCAGGAGCAGCGCAAGTTCCTGGCCCGCGAGATCCAGCTCATCGAGGACGATCTGCGCATCACCCAGGGCCTGCTGTCCCGCGGCAACGCCACCCGCACCAAGCTGGTCGAGCAGCAGAAGGAGGAGGCGCAGCTCAAGGGCCGCGACCGCGAGCTTGAGGCCCGCATCGCCCAGGCCAACCAGGCCGCCGTGGACGCCGAGGGCGAGCTTCTGCGCCGGCGCAACGACTTCCGCGAGAAGGTCCTGGTCGATCTGGAGAAGTCCCGCGGCGACGTCATCCGCCTCGCCGAGCAGATCCGCGACGCCGCCAACCGGCTGGAGACCCGCGCGATCAAGGCTCCGGACGCCGGAACCGTCGTGATGCACAGCCATTGGGCCGCCGGCGGCACGATCACCGCCAACGAGCCGATCCTGGACATCATCCCGGACGGCCGCGCCCTGCTGGCCGAGGTGAAGGTCCAGCCGAAGGACATCAAGTCGCTGACCGTCGATCTGCCGGTGAAGGTGCAGCTGACCGCCTATGACAGCCGCGTCGTCGGCTCGCTGGACGGCACGGTGACCTACGTCTCGGCCGACCGCGTGATGGACCCGATCACCCGGCAGGAATCCTACATCGCGCGGATCAAGCTGAAGGACAGCGACTCCCATCAGGTCCACAACCTGACCATCAAGCCGGGCATGCCGGTGGAGGCGCGCATCCTGCTGTCCGCCCGCACCCCGCTCGACTATCTGGTGCAGCCGCTGTCGCACTCCTACGTCAAGGCGTTCATCCAGGAGTAA
- a CDS encoding response regulator, whose product MTRDDVDMLARPASSLEWRHRCGPAAQTDRTETSRRGTQAAVRPLRLLIVEDETLAAEAVGMAAMDLGHIVCGTARTEEEAVAIAGRERPDVALMDVRLAGGDGIEAARRLRANYGIRSIFLSGYANHAIMARITETYPLGVVNKPYSLAQLKLALDLAARRLHGPRG is encoded by the coding sequence ATGACACGGGACGATGTGGATATGCTGGCACGACCGGCGTCCAGCCTGGAATGGCGGCACCGCTGCGGCCCGGCCGCCCAGACCGACCGGACCGAGACATCCCGGCGCGGCACCCAGGCGGCGGTCCGTCCGCTGCGGTTGCTGATCGTGGAGGACGAGACCCTCGCCGCCGAGGCGGTGGGCATGGCCGCCATGGACCTCGGCCACATCGTCTGCGGCACCGCCCGCACCGAGGAGGAGGCGGTGGCCATCGCCGGCCGCGAGCGCCCCGACGTCGCGCTGATGGACGTCCGTCTGGCCGGCGGCGACGGGATCGAGGCGGCGCGGCGCCTGCGCGCCAACTACGGCATCCGCTCGATCTTCCTGTCCGGCTACGCCAACCACGCGATCATGGCCCGCATCACCGAGACCTACCCGCTGGGCGTCGTCAACAAACCCTATTCTCTGGCCCAATTGAAGCTCGCGCTGGACCTCGCGGCGCGGCGCCTGCACGGCCCGCGCGGCTGA
- a CDS encoding alpha/beta fold hydrolase: MAQGLPLTYLEAGEANGGTPLLVLHGLFGSARNWQTLAKRFAERHRVYALDLRNHGGAPWSDEMTYPAMAADVLRFLDDRGFARASVVGHSMGGKVAMALALTHPDRVERLAVADIAPVAYTHTHAPFVAAMKQARLDGCTRRSEVEAQLVDAVPEAPLRSFLLQNLVLEQGSFHWRINLDAIGARMADLIGFPDLGNARYDGPTLFIGGTRSDYIVPENHAAIRRHFPKATIEMIEGAGHWLHAERPQEFAALVEAFA; the protein is encoded by the coding sequence ATGGCCCAGGGTCTTCCCCTCACCTATCTGGAAGCCGGCGAAGCGAACGGCGGCACCCCCCTGCTGGTCCTGCACGGCCTGTTCGGGTCCGCGCGCAACTGGCAGACCCTGGCGAAGCGCTTCGCGGAGCGGCACCGGGTCTACGCGCTGGACCTGCGCAACCACGGCGGCGCCCCCTGGTCGGACGAGATGACCTACCCGGCGATGGCCGCGGACGTGCTGCGCTTCCTCGACGACCGCGGCTTCGCGCGGGCGTCGGTGGTCGGCCACTCCATGGGCGGCAAGGTGGCGATGGCTCTGGCGCTGACCCATCCCGACCGGGTTGAGCGGCTGGCGGTGGCGGACATCGCGCCGGTCGCCTACACCCACACCCACGCCCCCTTCGTGGCGGCCATGAAGCAGGCCAGGCTGGACGGCTGCACCCGCCGCTCGGAGGTCGAGGCGCAGCTTGTGGACGCGGTGCCGGAAGCCCCCCTGCGCTCCTTCCTGCTGCAGAATCTCGTTCTCGAGCAGGGGTCGTTTCACTGGCGGATCAACCTCGACGCCATCGGCGCCCGCATGGCCGATCTGATCGGCTTCCCGGATCTGGGCAACGCCCGGTACGACGGCCCCACCCTGTTCATCGGCGGCACCCGGTCCGACTACATCGTGCCGGAGAACCACGCCGCCATCCGCCGCCACTTCCCCAAGGCCACCATCGAGATGATCGAGGGCGCCGGCCACTGGCTGCACGCCGAACGCCCGCAGGAGTTCGCGGCCCTGGTCGAGGCCTTCGCCTGA